A single region of the Cynocephalus volans isolate mCynVol1 chromosome 12, mCynVol1.pri, whole genome shotgun sequence genome encodes:
- the SUN2 gene encoding SUN domain-containing protein 2, translating into MSRRSQRLSRYSQGDTDDGSSSSGGSSEMGSQSTLFKDSPLRSLKRKSSNMKRLSPAPQLGPASDAHTSYYSESLVRESYIGSPRAVSLARSSLLDDHLHSDPYWSEELRVRRRRGTGGTESSKVNGLAEDKVSEDFLGSSSGYSSEDDHMGYSHMEQHGSGSRLRTAVSRAGSFFWMVVTSPGRLFGLLYWWVGTTWYRLTTAASLLDVFVLTRRFSSLKTFLWFLLLLLLLTCLTYGAWYFYPYGLQTVHPAVASWWAAKDSRRQHEGWESRDSSPHFQAEQRILSRVHSLERRLEALAAEFSSNWQKEAMRLERLELRQGATGQGGGSSLSHEDTLALLEGLVSRREAALKEDFRRDTAARIQEELAALRAEHQQDSEDLFKKIVQASQESEARIQQLKSEWQRMTQESFQENSVKELGHLEGQLAGLQQELAALSLKQSSVADEVGLLPQQIQAVRDDVESQFPAWISQFLLRGGGSRTGLLQREEMQAQLQALESKILAHMAEMQGKSAREAVASLGLTLQQEGIVGVTEEQVHRIVKQALQRYSEDRIGMVDYALESGGASVISTRCSETYETKTALLSLFGIPLWYHSQSPRVILQPDVHPGNCWAFQGPQGFAVVRLSARIRPTAVTLEHVPKALSPNSTISSAPKDFAIFGLDEDLQQEGTLLGNFTYDQDGEPIQTFYFQAPKMATYQVVELRILTNWGHPEYTCIYRFRVHGEPTH; encoded by the exons ATGTCACGACGAAGCCAGCGCCTCTCGCGCTACTCCCAGGGTGACACTGAcgatggcagcagcagcagtggaggaAGCTCAGAAATGGGGAGCCAGAGCACCCTGTTTAAGGACAGTCCTCTCAG GAGCCTGAAGAGGAAATCCAGCAACATGAAGCGCCTGTCCCCAGCACCCCAGCTGGGCCCTGCCTCCGATGCGCACACCTCCTACTACAGCGAGTCCCTGGTACGGGAATCCTACATAGGCAGCCCCCGGGCCGTATCCCTCGCCAGGAGCTCCCTTCTCGACGACCACCTGCATAGTGACCCCTACTGGA GCGAGGAGCTGcgggtgaggaggaggagaggcacAGGCGGCACCGAGAGCAGCAAAGTCAACGGTCTTGCCGAGGACAAGGTCTCTGAGGACTTCCTCGGCTCTTCCTCGGGCTACTCTTCGGAGGATGACCACATGG GTTATTCACATATGGAGCAGCATGGCTCAGGCTCACGGTTAAGGACTGCCGTCTCTCGAGCAGGCTCTTTTTTCTGGATGGTGGTCACTTCTCCAG GCCGGCTTTTCGGACTTCTCTACTGGTGGGTTGGCACCACTTGGTACCGCCTGACCACAGCTGCCTCCCTCCTTGATGTCTTCGTTTTAACCAG GCGCTTCTCGTCCCTGAAAACATTCCTCTGGTTcctcttgctgctgctgctcctgacCTGCCTGACTTACG GCGCGTGGTACTTCTACCCCTACGGGCTGCAGACAGTCCACCCTGCTGTGGCTTCCTGGTGGGCAGCGAAGGACAGCAGAAGGCAGCATGAGGGGTGGGAATCCCGAGACTCGTCCCCACATTTCCAG GCTGAGCAGCGCATTCTGTCCCGGGTGCATTCTCTGGAGCGGCGCCTGGAAGCTCTTGCTGCCGAATTTTCCTCCAACTGGCAGAAGGAGGCCATGCGGCTGGAACGCTTGGAGCTGCGGCAGGGGGCCACTGGCCAGGGAGGCGGCAGCAGCTTGAGCCACGAGGACACCCTGGCACTCCTGGAGGGGCTTGTGAGCCGCCGCGAGGCTGCCCTGAAGGAGGACTTCCGCAGGGACACGGCTGCTCGCATCCAG GAAGAACTGGCTGCCCTGAGAGCAGAACACCAACAAGACTCAGAAGACCTCTTCAAGAAGATCGTGCAGGCCTCCCAG GAGTCTGAGGCTCGCATCCAGCAGCTGAAGTCAGAGTGGCAAAG GATGACCCAGGAGTCCTTCCAGGAGAACTCAGTGAAGGAGCTGGGGCACCTGGAGGGCCAGCTGGCAGGCctgcagcaggagctggcagCCCTGAGCCTGAAGCAGAGTTCGGTGGCAGATGAAGTGGGCCTGTTGCCCCAGCAGATCCAGGCCGTGCGGGATGAT GTGGAGTCTCAGTTCCCTGCCTGGATCAGTCAGTTCCTCCTCCGAGGTGGGGGATCCCGCACTGGGCTCCTTCAGAGGGAGGAGATGCAAGCTCAGCTGCAGGCGCTGGAGAGCAAGATCCTGGCCCACATGGCAGAGATGCAGGGCAAGTCGGCCAGGGAGGCTGTGGCCAGCCTGGGACTGACACTGCAGCAGGAAGGCATAGTTGGGGTGACAGAGGAG CAGGTGCACCGGATCGTGAAGCAGGCCCTGCAGCGCTATAGCGAGGACCGCATTGGGATGGTGGACTATGCCCTGGAATCAGGAG gggccagtgttatcagcacccgcTGCTCCGAGACCTACGAGACCAAGACGGCCCTCCTCAGCCTCTTCGGCATCCCCCTGTGGTACCACTCCCAGTCGCCCCGAGTCATTCTACAG CCAGACGTGCACCCAGGCAACTGCTGGGCCTTCCAGGGGCCCCAGGGCTTTGCCGTGGTCCGCCTTTCTGCCCGCATCCGCCCCACTGCTGTCACCTTAGAGCACGTGCCCAAGGCCTTGTCGCCCAACAGCACCATCTCCAGTGCCCCCAAGGACTTTGCCATCTTT GGATTGGATGAAGACCTGCAGCAGGAGGGGACGCTTCTTGGCAATTTCACCTACGATCAGGATGGGGAGCCCATTCAGACATTTTACTTCCAG GCCCCTAAGATGGCCACATACCAGGTGGTGGAGCTGCGGATCCTGACTAACTGGGGCCACCCCGAGTACACCTGCATCTACCGCTTCAGGGTGCACGGGGAACCCACCCACTAG